The Musa acuminata AAA Group cultivar baxijiao chromosome BXJ1-3, Cavendish_Baxijiao_AAA, whole genome shotgun sequence genome window below encodes:
- the LOC135635814 gene encoding nuclear transcription factor Y subunit C-3-like, which translates to MRQAGAYSSMLVGGVSGRTGPHSLPLARIKRIMKQSSDDVRMISAEAPVVFSKACELLIGVLVRRAWAAALRRKRRTLLKEDVAAAVTNTDVFDFLVQVVQQQPK; encoded by the coding sequence ATGAGACAGGCCGGGGCGTACTCCTCCATGCTCGTTGGCGGCGTCTCAGGGAGAACCGGCCCCCACTCGCTGCCATTGGCCCGGATAAAGAGGATCATGAAGCAGTCGAGCGACGACGTGAGGATGATTTCAGCCGAGGCGCCCGTCGTGTTCTCCAAGGCCTGCGAGCTCCTCATCGGGGTGCTCGTGCGACGAGCTTGGGCGGCCGCCCTTCGCCGCAAAAGGCGGACCCTCCTAAAGGAGGACGTGGCGGCCGCCGTCACCAACACTGATGTCTTCGACTTCCTCGTCCAGGTGGTGCAACAACAGCCCAAGTAG